Proteins encoded in a region of the Sander lucioperca isolate FBNREF2018 chromosome 4, SLUC_FBN_1.2, whole genome shotgun sequence genome:
- the LOC116042861 gene encoding zinc finger protein GLIS2-like, translated as MLSLDEPLDLKLPKGRTDGPVKLGKRACPSSICAPLSTTRPRLLCTTFPSPPSSPESQSSPQERPGSCFSPPAMDLSLSPSSRHASSLSPSPSSPSSPFPSSPLESPHCSSSPQPHLFSREPARHRGLEGGASPQGYPFYLPIGSPPRAYSFPSSMFIAQNREKQVSPEPSLDGQLACRWIKCHLLFDSLQDLVDHINDFHVKPEKDSGYCCQWEGCARNGRGFNARYKMLIHIRTHTNEKPHHCPTCNKSFSRLENLKIHTRSHTGEKPYICPYEGCSKRYSNSSDRFKHTRTHYIDKPYYCKMAGCLKRYTDPSSLRKHIKAHGHFVAQEQGTPSRLGAGLGLPGRQSAVELPPVGRAHIIIPGAAAALLGGLGTSLPLSAFCHARALGHHGAPLFSMGGGSSIGPLGLSDSPLLHFGLSAASMLGLGALGGLGRVVGKETEGEEEEEEGEEGEVLNLSAGVGHRRSDPFSWVVVPPRAVLLKPAVVS; from the exons ATGTTGTCATTGGACGAGCCGCTGGACTTGAAGCTTCCCAAGGGACGGACAGATGGTCCAGTCAAATTAGGAAAGAGGGCTTGTCCTTCCTCTATCTGTGCCCCTCTCAGCACCACACGACCACGCCTGCTATGCACAACCTTTCcgtctcccccctcctccccag AGTCCCAGTCTTCCCCTCAAGAACGACCCGGGTCCTGCTTCAGTCCTCCAGCCATGGACCTCAGCCTGTCCCCCTCCTCCCGCCatgcctcctccctctccccgtctccttcctccccctcctcccccttccCTTCCTCACCCCTGGAATCCCCTCACTGCAGCAGCAGCCCTCAGCCACATCTCTTCTCACGG GAACCAGCTCGTCATCGAGGTCTGGAGGGTGGAGCTTCACCGCAAGGCTATCCATTTTACCTGCCGATTGGAAGCCCACCGAGGGCATACAGCTTTCCCTCCTCCATGTTCATCGCTCAGAACAGAGAGAAGCAAGTATCACCAGAGCCCTCATTGGACGGTCAGCTGGCCTGCCGTTGGATCAAG TGCCACCTGCTGTTCGACTCGCTGCAGGACCTGGTGGATCACATCAACGACTTCCATGTCAAGCCTGAAAAGGATTCTGGGTACTGCTGCCAGTGGGAGGGCTGTGCCCGTAACGGCAGGGGCTTCAATGCCAG GTATAAAATGCTGATTCATATCCGGACACACACCAATGAGAAGCCGCACCATTGTCCCACCTGTAACAAGAGCTTCTCACGTCTGGAGAACTTGAAGATACACACCCGTTCACACACAG gAGAAAAACCCTACATCTGCCCTTATGAAGGCTGCAGCAAACGTTACTCCAACTCTAGCGATCGCTTCAAACACACCCGCACCCACTACATTGACAAGCCTTACTACTGCAAGATGGCAGGCTGCCTGAAGCGCTACACAGATCCCAGCTCACTACGCAAGCACATCAAGGCACATGGGCACTTTGTTGCCCAGGAGCAAGGCACTCCGAGCAGGCTAGGGGCGGGGCTGGGCCTCCCTGGTCGCCAGAGTGCTGTTGAACTGCCTCCTGTAGGCAGGGCCCACATCATCATCCCTGGGGCTGCTGCAGCTCTTCTTGGGGGCCTGGGGACCTCTTTGCCTCTCTCTGCTTTCTGCCACGCCAGAGCCCTGGGCCACCATGGGGCACCACTCTTCTCCATGGGTGGAGGAAGCAGTATCGGGCCGCTCGGCCTCTCGGACTCTCCTCTGTTACACTTTGGACTTTCAGCTGCATCGATGTTGGGGCTGGGAGCTCTTGGAGGTCTGGGACGGGTGGTAGGGAAGGAGACGGAgggggaagaggaagaggaggaaggagaggagggggaggtgcTGAACCTGTCTGCAGGAGTGGGACACAGACGAAGTGACCCTTTTTCCTGGGTGGTTGTTCCCCCTAGGGCAGTCCTTCTTAAACCAGCTGTTGTCAGCTAG